One Sphaerisporangium krabiense DNA segment encodes these proteins:
- a CDS encoding WhiB family transcriptional regulator translates to MITQNTILPAVSWLRRAACRGEDPELFFPISAKGPGHLQHERAKAVCRRCPVRVPCLDYALRTAQEHGIWGGTDPDERRASARRSQDRRVRVG, encoded by the coding sequence ATGATCACCCAGAACACGATCCTCCCCGCCGTCTCGTGGCTGCGCCGCGCCGCCTGCCGTGGCGAGGACCCGGAGCTGTTCTTCCCGATATCGGCGAAGGGGCCGGGGCACCTGCAGCACGAGCGCGCCAAGGCGGTCTGCCGCCGCTGCCCGGTGCGCGTGCCCTGCCTGGACTACGCCCTGCGCACCGCCCAGGAACACGGCATCTGGGGCGGAACCGACCCTGACGAGCGCAGGGCGAGCGCCCGGCGCTCCCAGGACCGGCGCGTGCGGGTCGGATAG
- a CDS encoding carbohydrate ABC transporter permease, with the protein MTSQAGSQPVALARSAARERRRRVLGPLAGLSHAALLVWTALVVVPIAWTFLASVKTEDEIFGSAWSLPAVPRWDNWARAWEQAHVGRYMLNSVVVVGLGTAGTMLLGSMAAYVLARYRFRGDRAVYLLFVSGLAFPVYLALTPLFFVVRTMGSLPVIGPLIGLDSYGGLVLVYIAYSLPFTVFFLSAFFRTLPGAVAEAAFVDGASHARVFFQIMLPLARPGIVSITIFNVLGQWNQYQIPLVLLSGQSKDKWVLTQGIADISTAAGYDADWAALFAALSMAILPMLVVYTIFQRQIQAGLTAGALK; encoded by the coding sequence GTGACGTCTCAGGCGGGATCCCAGCCGGTCGCGCTCGCCAGGAGCGCGGCCCGCGAGCGGCGGCGGCGCGTGCTCGGCCCGCTGGCCGGGCTGTCGCACGCGGCGCTGCTGGTGTGGACGGCGCTGGTCGTGGTCCCGATCGCGTGGACGTTCCTGGCGTCGGTGAAGACCGAGGACGAGATCTTCGGCAGCGCCTGGTCGCTGCCCGCCGTCCCGCGGTGGGACAACTGGGCGCGCGCCTGGGAGCAGGCGCACGTCGGCAGGTACATGCTCAACAGCGTCGTGGTGGTGGGCCTCGGCACGGCCGGCACGATGCTGCTCGGCTCGATGGCGGCCTACGTGCTCGCGCGCTACCGGTTCCGCGGCGACCGGGCCGTCTACCTGCTGTTCGTCTCGGGCCTGGCCTTCCCGGTGTACCTGGCGCTGACGCCGCTGTTCTTCGTCGTTCGCACCATGGGGAGCCTGCCGGTCATCGGCCCGCTGATCGGGCTGGACAGCTACGGCGGGCTGGTGCTCGTGTACATCGCCTACTCGCTGCCGTTCACCGTGTTCTTCCTGTCGGCGTTCTTCCGCACGCTGCCCGGGGCGGTGGCCGAGGCGGCGTTCGTGGACGGCGCCTCGCACGCCCGGGTGTTCTTCCAGATCATGCTGCCGCTGGCCAGGCCCGGCATCGTGAGCATCACGATCTTCAACGTGCTCGGGCAGTGGAACCAGTACCAGATCCCGCTGGTGCTGCTCAGCGGCCAGTCGAAGGACAAGTGGGTGCTCACGCAGGGCATCGCCGACATCTCCACGGCCGCCGGCTACGACGCGGACTGGGCGGCGCTGTTCGCGGCCCTCAGCATGGCGATCCTGCCCATGCTGGTGGTCTACACGATCTTCCAGCGGCAGATCCAGGCCGGCCTGACCGCGGGCGCGCTCAAGTGA
- a CDS encoding carbohydrate ABC transporter permease yields MADRTRRSLTANRAAFTRARFIIGFLAAPVLLYLIYVISPYAQAFSIAMTDWRGVSAAPGFVGLANFQRLLGDGVFWTAVRHNGLLLVLMPIGTLVIALFFAFLLNAGGSTAASGVFGARFYRVVFFFPQVLAVAIVAVLFQQVFRPDESGMLNAPLIALGLEPVGFLSDPGVALWSILGVLIWQAVGFYVVLFSAGMASIPRELYEAAEIDGAGRGRLFFRVTLPLLWDTVQVGWIYLGIAALDVFAIVWVMTAEHGGPDHATTVMAAEIYRNAFQYFKFGYASAMGVVLFFFTVAFAAVALRLSRRERVEF; encoded by the coding sequence GTGGCCGACCGCACGAGAAGGTCCCTCACCGCCAACCGCGCCGCCTTCACCCGGGCGCGGTTCATCATCGGGTTCCTCGCGGCCCCGGTGCTGCTCTACCTCATCTACGTGATCTCCCCCTACGCCCAGGCGTTCTCCATCGCGATGACCGACTGGCGCGGGGTCAGCGCGGCGCCCGGCTTCGTGGGCCTGGCCAACTTCCAGCGGCTGCTGGGGGACGGCGTGTTCTGGACCGCCGTGCGCCACAACGGCCTGCTGCTGGTCCTGATGCCGATCGGAACGCTGGTCATCGCGCTGTTCTTCGCCTTCCTGCTCAACGCGGGCGGCTCCACGGCGGCCTCGGGGGTGTTCGGCGCCCGGTTCTACCGCGTGGTCTTCTTCTTCCCCCAGGTGCTGGCCGTCGCGATCGTCGCCGTGCTGTTCCAGCAGGTGTTCCGGCCGGACGAGAGCGGCATGCTGAACGCCCCGCTGATCGCCCTCGGCCTGGAGCCGGTCGGCTTCCTGTCCGACCCCGGCGTGGCGCTGTGGTCGATCCTCGGCGTGCTGATCTGGCAGGCGGTCGGCTTCTACGTCGTGCTGTTCTCGGCGGGCATGGCGTCCATCCCGCGCGAGCTGTACGAGGCGGCGGAGATCGACGGGGCGGGCCGCGGGCGGCTGTTCTTCCGCGTCACCCTGCCCCTGCTGTGGGACACCGTGCAGGTCGGGTGGATCTACCTCGGCATCGCCGCCCTGGACGTCTTCGCGATCGTGTGGGTGATGACCGCCGAGCACGGCGGGCCCGACCACGCGACGACGGTCATGGCCGCCGAGATCTACCGCAACGCCTTCCAGTACTTCAAGTTCGGCTACGCCTCGGCGATGGGCGTGGTGCTGTTCTTCTTCACGGTCGCCTTCGCGGCGGTCGCCCTGCGGCTGTCGCGCCGCGAGCGGGTCGAGTTCTGA
- the ngcE gene encoding N-acetylglucosamine/diacetylchitobiose ABC transporter substrate-binding protein, protein MADNSFTRRELLRAAALAGVLLPGGALAACASPGGGSGAPAPAATGATSAANPLGIAETAPFEVVIFDGGFGDAYARQVHEPLFAARHPKAAIKHTATKEIAKTLQPRFAGGNPPEFVNNSGDNAMDFGALAQDGQLQDLGPLLDAPSWDDPAVKVRDTILPSAVELGTYDGAYCVLNYASTVWGIWYSTKLFGDNGWQVPKTWEEFTALCERIQKSGKCAPFTYAGKHPFYIYETILTLAAKIGGVEVLKDIDNLAEGAWKAEPVATAATAFAGLGAKYLLRGTEGLDHIQTQTAHNKYQVAMLPCGSWLENEQKDTTPPDFGYAMFPLPSFTASDALPYGTLHSRPGEEFFVAARSANPRAGMEYMRAMLSKEGAGRFSEMVSTLTVVKGAAEGRTLKPGLRSAAARLKEAGENTTYFRFRQWYKELHDEAAAATGQLMAGRLPVAAWADRIQRKSDEIRNDASVKKYTRR, encoded by the coding sequence ATGGCGGACAACTCCTTCACCCGGCGCGAGCTGCTGCGCGCGGCGGCCCTCGCGGGCGTCCTGCTCCCCGGAGGCGCGCTCGCGGCCTGCGCGTCCCCCGGAGGCGGGTCCGGCGCCCCCGCCCCGGCGGCCACCGGGGCCACGTCGGCGGCCAACCCGCTCGGCATAGCCGAGACCGCCCCGTTCGAGGTGGTGATCTTCGACGGCGGCTTCGGCGACGCCTACGCCCGCCAGGTGCACGAGCCCCTGTTCGCCGCCAGGCATCCGAAGGCGGCGATCAAGCACACGGCGACCAAGGAGATCGCCAAGACGCTCCAGCCCCGCTTCGCCGGAGGGAACCCGCCGGAGTTCGTCAACAACTCCGGCGACAACGCGATGGACTTCGGCGCGCTGGCGCAGGACGGCCAGCTCCAGGACCTCGGCCCGCTGCTGGACGCCCCGAGCTGGGACGACCCCGCCGTCAAGGTGCGGGACACGATCCTGCCCTCGGCCGTCGAGCTCGGCACCTACGACGGCGCCTACTGCGTCCTCAACTACGCCAGCACGGTCTGGGGCATCTGGTACTCCACCAAGCTGTTCGGCGACAACGGCTGGCAGGTGCCCAAGACGTGGGAGGAGTTCACCGCGCTCTGCGAGAGGATCCAGAAGTCGGGGAAGTGCGCTCCGTTCACCTACGCGGGCAAGCACCCGTTCTACATCTACGAGACGATCCTCACCCTCGCCGCCAAGATCGGCGGCGTCGAGGTGCTGAAGGACATCGACAACCTGGCCGAGGGCGCGTGGAAGGCCGAGCCGGTCGCCACCGCCGCCACCGCCTTCGCCGGCCTCGGCGCGAAGTACCTGCTGCGCGGCACCGAGGGACTGGACCACATCCAGACCCAGACCGCGCACAACAAGTACCAGGTCGCCATGCTGCCGTGCGGGTCGTGGCTGGAGAACGAGCAGAAGGACACCACGCCCCCCGACTTCGGGTACGCCATGTTCCCGCTGCCGTCGTTCACCGCCTCCGACGCCCTGCCGTACGGCACGCTGCACTCCCGGCCGGGTGAGGAGTTCTTCGTCGCCGCGCGGTCGGCGAACCCGCGCGCGGGCATGGAGTACATGCGCGCGATGCTCTCCAAGGAGGGCGCGGGAAGGTTCAGCGAGATGGTGAGCACGCTGACCGTGGTGAAGGGGGCGGCCGAGGGCCGCACGCTGAAGCCGGGGCTGCGCAGCGCGGCGGCCCGGCTGAAGGAGGCGGGCGAGAACACCACCTACTTCCGGTTCCGCCAGTGGTACAAGGAGCTGCACGACGAGGCCGCCGCCGCGACGGGCCAGCTCATGGCGGGCCGCCTGCCGGTGGCCGCGTGGGCGGACCGGATCCAGCGCAAGTCCGACGAGATCAGGAACGACGCCTCGGTGAAGAAGTACACCCGCCGCTGA
- a CDS encoding sugar isomerase domain-containing protein, with protein MDISAGAYAREVEMLVREVATGRAEAVREAAALLTAALRAGGVIQAFGSGHSEAIAMEIAGRAGGLVPANRLALRDLVLYGGEPASLLGSAELERDPAVARRVYELAPVRPGDAFVLISSSGVNGSVVELASLIKERGHPLVALTSVRHSAAMASRHPSGRKLMDIADVVLDNGAPYGDAVLRLPGGGTFGAVSTITSALLAQMVVAEVVRALTEAGEEPPIYRSANVVGGDEHNRALEARYAGRIRRGG; from the coding sequence TTGGACATCAGTGCCGGCGCCTACGCCCGGGAGGTCGAGATGCTGGTGCGCGAGGTCGCCACGGGGCGGGCGGAGGCCGTGCGGGAGGCCGCGGCGCTGCTCACCGCCGCCCTGCGCGCCGGCGGGGTGATCCAGGCGTTCGGCTCCGGCCACTCCGAGGCCATCGCGATGGAGATCGCGGGCCGCGCGGGCGGCCTGGTCCCGGCCAACCGGCTGGCGCTGCGCGATCTGGTCCTGTACGGCGGGGAGCCCGCGTCCCTGCTGGGCTCGGCCGAGCTGGAACGCGACCCGGCGGTGGCCCGCCGCGTCTACGAGCTGGCGCCGGTCCGGCCGGGGGACGCGTTCGTGCTGATCTCCAGCTCCGGGGTCAACGGCTCGGTGGTGGAGCTGGCGTCCCTCATCAAGGAGCGCGGCCATCCCCTGGTCGCGCTGACGTCGGTGCGCCACAGCGCCGCGATGGCCTCGCGGCACCCCTCAGGCCGGAAGCTGATGGACATCGCCGACGTGGTGCTCGACAACGGCGCCCCCTACGGCGACGCGGTGCTGCGGCTGCCCGGGGGCGGCACGTTCGGGGCGGTGTCCACGATCACCTCGGCGCTGCTGGCGCAGATGGTGGTCGCCGAAGTGGTGCGGGCGCTGACGGAGGCGGGCGAGGAGCCCCCGATCTACCGCTCGGCCAACGTCGTCGGCGGCGACGAGCACAACCGCGCCCTGGAGGCCCGGTACGCGGGGCGCATCCGCCGCGGCGGCTGA
- a CDS encoding DUF2087 domain-containing protein: MSEDQIRRVLGLLSQDDTLRVFSALVLHGTTGECGLAPEAERRALDRLERGGLVTRDSGGWRARRERFRELLHATTPPPAPAPDAESRVLQTFLVEGRLRAIPTRREKRLAVLGYIARVFEPGVRYPEKDVNVALRAFHDDYAALRRYLIDEGLLARENNVYWRSGGPVDV, translated from the coding sequence ATGAGCGAAGATCAGATCAGGCGGGTGCTCGGCCTGCTCTCCCAGGACGACACGCTGCGGGTCTTCTCCGCCCTCGTCCTGCACGGCACGACGGGGGAGTGCGGCCTCGCCCCCGAGGCCGAGCGGCGGGCGCTGGACCGCCTCGAACGCGGCGGCCTCGTCACCCGGGACTCCGGCGGCTGGCGCGCCCGGCGCGAGCGGTTCCGCGAGCTGCTGCACGCCACCACCCCGCCGCCCGCCCCCGCGCCCGACGCCGAGAGCCGGGTGCTGCAGACCTTCCTGGTCGAGGGCCGCCTGCGCGCCATCCCCACCCGGCGCGAGAAGCGCCTCGCCGTGCTCGGCTACATCGCCCGCGTCTTCGAGCCCGGCGTCCGCTACCCCGAGAAGGACGTCAACGTCGCGCTGCGGGCCTTCCACGACGACTACGCGGCGCTGCGCCGCTACCTCATCGACGAGGGCCTGCTCGCCAGGGAGAACAACGTCTACTGGCGCAGCGGCGGCCCCGTGGACGTCTGA
- a CDS encoding DUF72 domain-containing protein, whose amino-acid sequence MLDVDHRESDRKGILVGTASWTDKSLLTSGWYPAEATTPAARLAHYASRFPLVEVDATYYSPPSSRTVQAWLARTPPDFTFNVKAFSLLTGHPTPVRTLYKDLRERLGTAKTSVYPRDVPAAVAEEVWARFLGTIRPLHEAGRLGAVLFQFPPWFAPGERARRTVLDAVRRCAPMTACVEFRNAAWMSRDARDATLGFLAEHGVPYVSVDMPQGHPSSIPPVLAATAELAVVRFHGHSRLWASKVIEERFGYLYSEEELARWAGEIADLAARTPRVHVLMNNCCADNAQRNAARLAELLGV is encoded by the coding sequence ATGCTCGATGTCGATCATCGTGAGAGTGACCGCAAGGGGATACTGGTCGGCACCGCGTCGTGGACGGACAAGAGCCTGCTGACGTCCGGGTGGTACCCGGCGGAGGCGACGACACCGGCGGCGCGGCTCGCCCACTACGCCTCGCGGTTCCCGCTGGTGGAGGTGGACGCCACCTACTACTCGCCGCCGTCCTCGCGCACCGTCCAGGCCTGGCTCGCGCGCACCCCGCCGGACTTCACGTTCAACGTCAAGGCGTTCTCGCTGCTCACCGGCCACCCCACCCCGGTGCGCACCCTCTACAAGGACCTGCGGGAGCGGCTCGGCACCGCCAAGACCAGCGTCTATCCCCGGGACGTGCCCGCGGCGGTCGCCGAGGAGGTCTGGGCGCGGTTCCTCGGCACGATCAGGCCCCTGCACGAGGCGGGCCGGCTCGGCGCGGTGCTGTTCCAGTTCCCGCCGTGGTTCGCCCCGGGCGAGCGCGCCAGGCGCACCGTCCTGGACGCCGTGCGGCGGTGCGCGCCGATGACCGCCTGCGTGGAGTTCCGCAACGCCGCGTGGATGTCGCGGGACGCGCGGGACGCGACGCTGGGGTTCCTCGCGGAGCACGGCGTCCCGTACGTGAGCGTCGACATGCCGCAGGGGCATCCGTCGTCGATCCCGCCGGTGCTCGCGGCGACCGCCGAGCTCGCGGTGGTGCGCTTCCACGGGCACTCGCGGCTGTGGGCGAGCAAGGTGATCGAGGAGCGGTTCGGCTACCTGTACTCCGAGGAGGAGCTGGCGCGCTGGGCGGGCGAGATCGCGGACCTGGCGGCCCGCACCCCGCGCGTCCACGTGCTGATGAACAACTGCTGCGCGGACAACGCCCAGCGCAACGCGGCCAGGCTCGCCGAGCTCCTCGGCGTGTGA
- a CDS encoding NAD(P)/FAD-dependent oxidoreductase yields the protein MGNRQRVVIAGGGFAGYSAARRLSRLAKGAIEIVLVNPTDYFLYLPLLPEVAAGILDPRKVAVPLAGSLPGVRHLLASVDEVDAEARRVTCTDAEGGRRELRYDRLVIAVGSVNKLLPVPGVVEHAHGFRSIAEALYLRDHLIRQIELADAEDDPKERDARCTFVVVGAGYTGTEVAAQGQLLTADTAKRRPGLAGRPLRWLLVDKAPRILPELDERLSRTAHATLAGRGIDIRPGTTVEEATGDGVRLSDGEFVPTRSLIWCVGVRPDPLVESLGLPTAKGRLEVDEYLNVPGHPEIFAIGDAAAVPDLTRPGEHTAMTAQHATRQGKRAADNIAASYGHGERRPYEHHDLGFVVDLGGVKAAADPLGVPLSGVPAKVVARGYHLLAVPGGRTRIAGNWLLDAILPRQTVQLDLVRAAAVPLDQGTPDHPHDGAS from the coding sequence ATGGGCAACCGGCAGCGGGTCGTCATCGCCGGCGGCGGATTCGCGGGCTACAGCGCCGCGCGCCGCCTGTCCCGGCTGGCCAAGGGCGCGATCGAGATCGTGCTGGTCAACCCGACCGACTACTTCCTGTACCTGCCGCTGCTGCCGGAGGTCGCGGCGGGGATCCTGGACCCGCGCAAGGTGGCGGTCCCGCTGGCCGGGAGCCTGCCCGGCGTGCGCCACCTGCTGGCGAGCGTCGACGAGGTGGACGCCGAGGCGCGCCGCGTCACGTGCACCGACGCCGAGGGCGGCCGGCGCGAGCTGCGCTACGACCGCCTGGTGATCGCCGTGGGCAGCGTCAACAAGCTGCTGCCCGTCCCGGGCGTGGTGGAGCACGCCCACGGCTTCCGCAGCATCGCCGAGGCGTTGTACCTGCGCGACCACCTGATCCGCCAGATCGAGCTGGCCGACGCCGAGGACGACCCCAAGGAGCGCGACGCGCGGTGCACGTTCGTCGTCGTGGGCGCGGGCTACACCGGCACCGAGGTCGCCGCCCAGGGACAGCTCCTCACGGCCGACACCGCGAAGCGGCGGCCGGGTCTGGCCGGCCGGCCGCTGCGCTGGCTGCTCGTCGACAAGGCCCCCCGCATCCTGCCCGAGCTGGACGAGCGGCTCTCGCGCACCGCGCACGCCACGCTCGCCGGCCGCGGCATCGACATCCGCCCCGGCACGACGGTGGAGGAGGCGACCGGCGACGGCGTCCGGCTGTCCGACGGGGAGTTCGTCCCCACGCGCTCGCTGATCTGGTGCGTGGGCGTGCGCCCCGACCCGCTGGTGGAGTCGCTCGGCCTGCCCACGGCGAAGGGCCGCCTGGAGGTGGACGAGTACCTGAACGTGCCGGGCCACCCGGAGATCTTCGCGATCGGCGACGCGGCGGCCGTGCCCGACCTGACCCGGCCCGGCGAGCACACGGCCATGACCGCCCAGCACGCCACCCGCCAGGGCAAGCGGGCCGCCGACAACATCGCCGCCTCCTACGGCCACGGCGAGCGCCGTCCCTACGAGCACCACGACCTCGGCTTCGTGGTGGACCTCGGCGGGGTGAAGGCCGCGGCCGACCCGCTCGGCGTCCCGCTGTCGGGTGTGCCCGCCAAGGTGGTGGCCCGCGGCTACCACCTGCTGGCCGTTCCCGGCGGCCGGACCCGCATCGCGGGCAACTGGCTGCTGGACGCGATCCTCCCCCGCCAGACCGTCCAGCTCGACCTCGTCCGCGCCGCCGCCGTCCCCCTCGACCAGGGCACCCCCGACCACCCGCACGACGGCGCCTCCTGA
- a CDS encoding extracellular solute-binding protein, translated as MLMIRRRLAAGAAALGLVLAAAGCGSGDSGGSGGSGGQGSTAGAAFTYWTSGWKPDQIAAVDAAFAKANPGMRAKGEYIASSDQYLPKVVAALKNGTQPTVLLTQNPSDLPVVAQSGKLIPLDGKLTAETDALYPGIKESLFHKGRQLGIALGGVGDVVLFYDKKAFAAAGIDGPPATWAELAADAKKLSDPAKGKYGFYVPLGEAEWISFAWAPMLYAEGGSFLTPDGTATAFNSPQGVKALTTWVDLLRSKAAPSTSYAQAGSFDGAPAFAGGAVAMIVDGQWAVSTFREAGVDFGVAPMPRGDAGTATSLGIGVAALLRTDPAAEKAGLAFLKFLASPAQGAYLAVQSGGLPSAPEQLDQPLLKEHIAKDPTYEVFAEAEKTGKVRPITPAYNAISQSLWTQINAALQGRKTPQEALAQAAKEGDAALKKLG; from the coding sequence ATGCTGATGATCAGGAGAAGGCTCGCCGCCGGAGCCGCCGCGCTCGGCCTCGTCCTCGCCGCGGCCGGTTGCGGCTCCGGCGACTCGGGCGGCTCGGGCGGTTCCGGCGGGCAGGGGAGCACGGCCGGGGCCGCCTTCACGTACTGGACCAGCGGCTGGAAACCCGACCAGATCGCCGCCGTGGACGCCGCCTTCGCCAAGGCCAACCCCGGCATGCGCGCCAAGGGCGAGTACATCGCCAGCTCCGACCAGTACCTGCCCAAGGTCGTCGCCGCCCTGAAGAACGGCACGCAGCCCACCGTCCTGCTCACCCAGAACCCCTCCGACCTCCCCGTGGTGGCGCAGAGCGGCAAGCTGATCCCGCTGGACGGCAAGCTGACCGCCGAGACCGACGCCCTGTACCCCGGCATCAAGGAGTCCCTGTTCCACAAGGGCCGCCAGCTCGGCATCGCCCTCGGCGGCGTCGGCGACGTCGTGCTCTTCTACGACAAGAAGGCCTTCGCCGCGGCCGGCATCGACGGCCCGCCCGCGACCTGGGCCGAGCTGGCCGCCGACGCCAAGAAGCTGTCGGACCCGGCCAAGGGGAAGTACGGCTTCTACGTGCCGCTCGGCGAGGCCGAATGGATCAGCTTCGCCTGGGCCCCCATGCTGTACGCCGAGGGCGGGTCCTTCCTCACCCCGGACGGCACCGCGACGGCCTTCAACAGCCCGCAGGGCGTCAAGGCGCTCACCACGTGGGTGGACCTGCTGCGGAGCAAGGCCGCGCCGAGCACCAGCTACGCCCAGGCCGGCAGCTTCGACGGCGCCCCCGCCTTCGCCGGCGGCGCGGTGGCGATGATCGTCGACGGGCAGTGGGCCGTGAGCACCTTCCGGGAGGCCGGGGTGGACTTCGGCGTCGCCCCCATGCCCCGCGGCGACGCCGGGACCGCGACCAGCCTGGGCATCGGCGTGGCCGCCCTGCTGAGGACCGACCCCGCCGCCGAGAAGGCGGGCCTGGCGTTCCTGAAGTTCCTGGCGAGCCCCGCCCAGGGCGCCTACCTCGCCGTCCAGAGCGGCGGCCTGCCCTCCGCGCCCGAGCAACTGGACCAGCCCCTGCTCAAGGAGCACATCGCCAAGGACCCGACGTACGAGGTGTTCGCCGAGGCCGAGAAGACCGGCAAGGTCCGCCCGATCACCCCCGCCTACAACGCGATCTCCCAGAGCCTGTGGACCCAGATCAACGCCGCCCTGCAGGGCAGGAAGACCCCGCAGGAGGCCCTCGCCCAGGCCGCCAAGGAGGGTGACGCGGCCCTGAAGAAGCTCGGATGA
- a CDS encoding carbohydrate ABC transporter permease, which produces MTSAARTTRRALPYRIGGRRGPGEARTGGGRGTRTLAYAFVAPTVVLTVVFSLVPLGMLLWRSLHGGGVFDLEPRFVGLDNYTAMLAEGGGQALGVTAVYTAGFVVLTMGAGLGLALLLNSRAPGVARLRAPFVVPLVVPVVATALIWANMFAPRFGVVNRVLAALGLPQADILSAPGPALLAVLTFGAWQFFGQNVILYVAALKSVPRDVLDAAAVDGAGAWRRFRHVQWPLTRRHTLLIWVVTTLTGLQTFTQIYVLTQGGPDGATSTALYYVYDQGFVQFDTGRANAMGVALFLLSLLVTVVQLWLVGRSGRAR; this is translated from the coding sequence ATGACCTCCGCCGCCCGGACGACGCGCCGGGCCCTGCCGTACCGGATCGGCGGCCGGCGCGGCCCGGGGGAGGCCCGGACCGGGGGCGGGCGGGGGACCAGGACGCTCGCCTACGCGTTCGTGGCGCCGACCGTGGTGCTCACCGTCGTGTTCTCCCTGGTCCCGCTGGGAATGTTGCTGTGGCGCAGCCTGCACGGCGGCGGGGTGTTCGACCTGGAGCCCCGCTTCGTCGGCCTGGACAACTACACCGCGATGCTCGCCGAGGGCGGCGGCCAGGCCCTCGGCGTCACCGCCGTCTACACCGCCGGCTTCGTGGTGCTGACGATGGGCGCGGGCCTGGGGCTGGCGCTGCTGCTCAACTCGCGCGCGCCCGGGGTGGCGCGGCTGCGCGCCCCGTTCGTCGTCCCGTTGGTCGTGCCCGTGGTCGCCACCGCGCTGATCTGGGCGAACATGTTCGCGCCGCGGTTCGGCGTCGTCAACAGGGTGCTCGCGGCCCTGGGCCTGCCGCAGGCCGACATCCTGTCCGCGCCGGGGCCCGCGCTGCTCGCCGTGCTGACCTTCGGCGCGTGGCAGTTCTTCGGGCAGAACGTCATCCTCTACGTCGCCGCGCTGAAGTCCGTCCCCCGGGACGTGCTGGACGCGGCGGCCGTGGACGGCGCGGGGGCCTGGCGCAGGTTCCGGCACGTGCAGTGGCCGCTGACCCGCCGCCACACCCTGCTCATCTGGGTCGTCACCACCCTCACCGGCCTGCAGACCTTCACCCAGATCTACGTCCTCACCCAGGGCGGCCCGGACGGCGCCACCTCCACCGCCCTGTACTACGTCTACGACCAGGGGTTCGTCCAGTTCGACACCGGCAGGGCGAACGCCATGGGCGTCGCCCTGTTCCTGCTGTCCCTGCTGGTCACCGTCGTGCAGCTCTGGCTGGTGGGACGGTCGGGCCGTGCCCGCTAG
- a CDS encoding carbohydrate ABC transporter permease encodes MPASLLARRAAVYVALGLAVAIVAFPLVWMTLSALKTNAEVINPAAPPWPAAPRWSNIGRALSQAPFGRWYLNTAVFGVAATAGQLITGLLAGYAFALLDFPFKRTLFLLALSGLMVPFSAIIVPMSELLGALGWLNTYQGLIVPNVASALGAFLFRQFFLGTPRELGEAARLDGASELRVFLRVYAPLARPVIAALAIILFLQNWNNFLFPLIVVNTTDMAVLSQGLSVFRSQFTTDYNLIMAASLIAVVPVLLLAVTAQRHIIEGITLGALD; translated from the coding sequence GTGCCCGCTAGCCTTCTCGCCCGGCGCGCGGCGGTCTACGTGGCGCTCGGCCTCGCCGTCGCGATCGTGGCGTTCCCGCTCGTCTGGATGACGCTGAGCGCTCTGAAGACCAACGCCGAGGTGATCAACCCGGCCGCGCCGCCGTGGCCCGCCGCGCCGCGGTGGTCCAACATCGGCAGGGCGCTCTCCCAGGCCCCCTTCGGCCGCTGGTACCTCAACACCGCGGTCTTCGGGGTCGCCGCCACGGCGGGACAGCTCATCACGGGGCTGCTCGCCGGCTACGCCTTCGCCCTGCTCGACTTCCCCTTCAAGCGGACGCTGTTCCTCCTCGCCCTGAGCGGCCTGATGGTGCCGTTCAGCGCCATCATCGTCCCCATGTCGGAGCTTCTCGGCGCCCTGGGCTGGCTGAACACCTATCAGGGCCTGATCGTGCCGAACGTCGCCTCGGCCCTGGGCGCGTTCCTGTTCCGCCAGTTCTTCCTCGGCACGCCCCGGGAGCTCGGCGAGGCCGCCCGCCTCGACGGCGCCTCCGAGCTACGCGTGTTCCTCCGGGTGTACGCCCCGCTGGCCCGTCCGGTGATCGCCGCCCTGGCGATCATCCTGTTCCTGCAGAACTGGAACAACTTCCTGTTCCCGCTCATCGTGGTGAACACCACCGACATGGCCGTGCTCTCCCAGGGCCTGTCGGTCTTCCGCAGCCAGTTCACGACCGACTACAACCTGATCATGGCCGCGTCCCTGATCGCCGTCGTCCCCGTCCTGCTCCTCGCCGTCACCGCCCAGCGCCACATCATCGAAGGCATCACCCTGGGCGCCCTGGACTGA